CGCGGCAATGCCCGATGCTCTCTCATGCTTCTGCTCAATTTCTTGAGGTACGGCACCAAAGTGAAAATACCTGCTGAGAGAGACAGTTAGTCCTTGCTTCTTGATTGTCGCCCTAAGCATCAGATACCTACTGACTTTCTTGGCGGTCGAGACCGGATATGGAGACTTCGAAATCCTCTCGTCGGAAGCCACGCAGAGAGTCGGAATTTCCAGGCCCGACTCAATGAAGATTGCTCTGAGAACCTTCTCGATCTCAATCTCGGTCATTCCAGGCTGAAGCTCTGGAGCGAACTCACAAAGTATGTTCTCAGAGAGTTTACCTACTACCCTGAGACGTAGAATTTCTCTGTCATTCAGAAGCTGGGTCCTTTCATAAAAGCTCTCGGCAAGTGGAACATAATTAGAACAAGAAGATGAGACATCGCTGTCAACGGCAATGTGTTCGAATTTACTGCACAGTCTGCTGGCCGAATCAATCATGCTTGGTAATCCACTACAGGAGAGAATCTCAACATCATGTGGGAGGACTTCGTCTTTTATCCTTTCGCAGTCATATTCAGGACACAAAGCGATGACCATCGAATCCGTAATTAGGAGCCAGAAACCACCAAAATCAGATGAAGTGTCTATTCTGGGATCCACCTCACCTTCGAAAAACCACTGAATATTAGAGTTTCTTGTCAACATCACGGCTTCAACCGAGGCTTCCGCAATGTATTCTTTGACTATTTCATGTCTTGTCAATTAAACCCCTCCAGCAGAGCTTAACCCTATTCTATCAGAGGGAATCGAAAATATTGGAGATCGAAAATATTCTTCCTCCCGCAGGAGGGGAGGCTGACTTTGTTGGGAAGTGAGGCTCGCTGCCGCGAGGAAGTGATGCCCTCATAAAACATTAGACGCAATGCCGGCAAAGATCGTGCCGGGACGCAAGGCACTGAGGAGCATCAGTGGACGCAAGGCTGGCGAAGAACATGCCAGGACGCAATGCCCGCTTCGCGG
The window above is part of the Mesotoga sp. BH458_6_3_2_1 genome. Proteins encoded here:
- a CDS encoding M24 family metallopeptidase, which translates into the protein MTRHEIVKEYIAEASVEAVMLTRNSNIQWFFEGEVDPRIDTSSDFGGFWLLITDSMVIALCPEYDCERIKDEVLPHDVEILSCSGLPSMIDSASRLCSKFEHIAVDSDVSSSCSNYVPLAESFYERTQLLNDREILRLRVVGKLSENILCEFAPELQPGMTEIEIEKVLRAIFIESGLEIPTLCVASDERISKSPYPVSTAKKVSRYLMLRATIKKQGLTVSLSRYFHFGAVPQEIEQKHERASGIAAKAAVAIMRAKSMGEVFAEIKNAYISLNAGNEIMSYSPGGSIGYTQNKFLFSPDSQIAVKSPASYAIGPRIDGLFSEDTVLLNSSGTAEFVTLGEDFPKVKVRLESFRVHRPWIMVI